ATGGGCGGGAGTACCTGGTGGGAAAACCTCATAACTACCCCTTAATGCTTTTCGACTATTGCGCCGGGGATTTTGTGGTATCAGAATGTTTCAAAATTCGTCAAAAATTAGTTGAAATTATAGTCATACTTACATTTTGTAACGCGATTTCAAAAGTTTATTCACGTTTAACAAGTCATCTAATAGCATAAGAATTTGTAGCCAATCTTTTTGTTGCATTTGCCTCCTCCGTcatgagaaagaaagaaaatcAATTAATTACCATGCATCAATGTACATTTTGGTCGCTACATCATTAGACGAAATTGATATGCTTCGATTGAGTTGAGAGTGATGAATGCAATGATGAATGCAGACTGAAAAATTGAAAGCATGAAAAGCCCGAAAGATTGAATGTGCAAGATCTGCAAGTGCTCAAGTAAAGGAAGGAATCTATTGTATAGGCTTTTAAAATCATCCAACCCGTCAGTCCGATTTTCACTTTTTGAACATTTGCAGAAAGGTGTCGACTCACAATCCACTGTCCCATGATCGCGACCGGTACCCCCCAAGCGTCTCTCCTGATCGTCACGCTAAACGCACATTTCATCTCTCTATATTCCTCTCCAACAACTGTCCCCGCATCCGAGCCTACACCATCGTTAAACATGTTCTGTTGGGGCAACGCAAGGTCTGGAGTGTAAGGTGCTTGTGGGGGACCAGAAGTGGCCGATTTGGAAACGTTGGCGGGATTGGTGTTAGTGAGGCGCTGCGGTCGATGGCGAGtaagggaaaggggaatgTGGAGAGTACAGAGGATAGACATTGCTCTTTGGCCTACATCATCATGgttaaaaaaaaaacgcTCTCCGGGTCCTTGTCACAGATGATGTGTGACTTACTAGGGTCAAACGCGATTTTAGCGTATCCCTCCCAATACCTTACCGCACTGTCTTCATCCATGAGTTCGTAAACACAAAGTTGGCCATCACGGAACATGTATGCTGGAATACCAGTTAGGTTGGAAAACTCTTGATTTGCTTTTTGGATTTCGCCTGTTCGTCGCCAGATACATGAAGGGGTATGGATAGCTGTGTCTTTGCGTCAGCGTTTTATCGCAGCGACTTGCTAGTGTAGGATGAACGGCGTACAGGCAAAAGCCCTGTCATACTCGAGCATCCACCGCTCCATAGCCTCTTCTACAAACACTAAGTCGACATTGGTCAATGTCCTCGCGATTTGCCTAAATTTAGGTCTGAAACcagcaagagcagcaagGATTCGTCGGCGCGATTCAGATGTGATGCTCTTCCCGAATGCAGGTGCGCTAGATGACATAGCTGCTTATTCATTAGTTGCAAAATAGACGGAACGAAAACGACCCCGAAAAGACAAAAACGCACGAGTGACAGACAATCTACCGTTCCTCATTGCGGCCGTAGACCTTTGCGGGCTTTCCTCCGGTGCCTCAGACCCAGCACGACTGTCCATCTTGGGTGCCGCCCGTCCAGATTCCATCCACTTATTCATACGCTCGTATCCCTTGACATAGTCGTAAGGTTTCAGAAGGCCGGCATCGTACTTGGCCTTGATGACTTGCGCAAGACGAGAAGCACGAGTACCGTTCGGTTGGTCAGCAGCCGCCATAAGGTATCTGTCGCTGTAAAATTACTCGTGTTAGCGAGGATAACAATAGTTATGTGGGGATGACACTTACATTCTGGATATTTGGTTGAGCTTGTCTTTGCCCTTATTTAGTCCAACACCCTGTGACGCTCcagatgaaggaaaaagatgtGTGTCGGAAGAACTTGCAATGGATAAACTGTTGCTAGCGTCTGGCTTGTCAAGCTGGTTCATGAATGAAAGGAAATCATTGGGAAGATCAGGAACACCCAAATCTTTCATGAATTTACTTCGGATTTAAATGTCAGATGTGCATGGTGGAAAAAACAAGCGATATACCGGCTCACCTTAAAGCAGCCAACTCTCCGTCGTCTTTAGACGATCCCAACGAAAGCGGGCCCATGATACCCGCATCCCCTGAGTTTTGAACCTGTTCCGAAGGAGCATCGCTGAAAGTTATTTGAGCTGCGCTAGTGTCAGGAAGTAATGGCCAGCTAGGGACAAAGTTGGAATCGGTATAGATCGGTATTTgttgagatgaggatggcaAGACTTGGGATTGATTGAGAGATAGTTGTTGAgactgttgctgttgttgttgttgttgttgttgttgttgttgttgttgttgttgttgttgttgttgttgttgttgttgttgttgttgttgttgctgttgctgttgcttcCGCCAGCCTGTCAGCTGGACCTTAGTAGGTAGGATAAGACTCACCTGCGGTTCTTGTTTATGGGGAGACTGGTGGTTATGGGGAGGTGGGGTGCAGTCACGACAGAGATGGGGAATTTCTCGCTTGATGCTGTACATAGTTGTCAGACACCATAGCATGTTGTAGACTTGCCCGCTCGACGACGTACCATCTCTCACACGGCCGGCCGCCTTCGCACACCATATGGCTGCAAGTCATTCAGCGTTCCACCTATGCTACACTGGCACATTCACCCACCTTCGCCTACAGTATACACACGCCTTCCCGGCCGATCTCTTCgtccgcttcttctttggctcATCCGCTTTGGCGTGCTCTTCTGGCTCCTCCTTCACACCATGCTTCTTGGCAGCAGCgactttcttcttctgtgaTGGACCTGCGGTTTCGGAGGAGTCTGTGGCGCCCTGCTGGTCGTGGGCTGTTTGTGCTGTGTAGTAcaactgctgctgctgctggttcTGGCTGTGGGCCGGGGCGAAGGTGTAGAGGTCGGACTGTTGTGCTGGTGGATTGTTGATCTGGGGAAACTGGTACGCCTGGAAGTTATTGGGGGCGTTGTTCTGCATGGCGGCGCGGTGAGAAGgccaggagaaggaagatgaaatgtGTTTTGTAATATTTGTAGTAAAAAGCGGGAAAGAGGATTGGTCCGACAGGAGAGCAAAGTTTATTTGTATTTTCGGGCTCGAATTTACAAATATACAAACACATTATTTGTATTCACTCATTCCATGCACAATCCATGCATAAATCTATTATAACCCGCATCGGGTGTACTCGTACAACATGTCGTAAAGCTCTACTCTAATGCATTACACCTTGCCGATCGCACGTGGACCATTCCGGTCGCCTCTACCATGACCTTTCCCACCCTTTCCACGTCCTTGACTTTGCTGGCCTTGCGTGGCCGTCGGCGCAGCTCCACCCTGCTTATCATCTCCTCGGGCACCTTGCGCAGCTTGACCACCCCTCTACCTCTCACTCCCCCACCTCCGCCCCTTGCTTTCCCGCCCCGtccacctcgtcctcgacctcttccATTCGGGGCCTTCACCTGACCCTGCCCAGACTCCTTTGCGATTCtggcctcctcctcgtgCCACCACCTCATGAATTCTGCCTCCTGCACTCTTGCCCGTTCTGcttcctgttcttcctcttgaaTCTCTCTCAGACTCTTCGCAGGCTTCCGCGCGAGCGCTTCACTGGCTTCGCgctcctgctgctggatCGTCAATAGAGATAAACCTTGAGCGACAGGTGAGACGCTGATCGGTGGAGGCGGGATGAAAGTGCTTGGAGTAGACCATGCCGCGGTTGGGGTACTGCTTTTGCGCGGTTGTGTAGAAGGTGCTTGGAGTTTGACAGGAGTAATAACCTTGGCGGAGCCCGAACGCTGAGGAGCGGGAGAAGCCTGCGAACCCGCATTTCTGTTTAACGTGTTCGTGTTCGCGTTCGCGCTCGTATTCGCTGCAGACCCTGTTACGGGACCGGTAGTCGCCTGCTGACCTTGCAAAGCAGTAAATGACATCTTCCTTACTTCGGTAGCTCTCCATGGACCATcagtgaaagaaggaccAGCCGATGAAGGACTCCGCGCCAGCAAACTTTTGGAAGGTCCAGCCACAGACGCTGGCAACGGGAATCCACCTCGCGTCGCTGAACCACTTCCGAAAGCAGGTGTCACCCCAGGCATGGATATAGGTTTCGAGGGCGTCTTGGCAGCCGCAGTCTCCGCCATGATACTCCTCAAGTCAGTCTTATTAGTCTCCACTGTCTTCGATTTCCATATCGGCGGCGCCATTGCTGGAGTAGACGAGCCAGACGCGGAAGCAGGTCGGAAAGGTGTAGCACCGAGACTCAAAGGCGTCATTGACCTCGAACCCTTATTTGGTGTCCGTACTTCCGATGCACTGATTGTTGGGGTCGGCAGATCATCGTCCATCTGGAAGATACCATCCGCAGCCGATGATTTGTCGGGGACTTCAGTACTGGGATTGACGGCTGGTGAGGATGGCGCTTTACGTCTAGAAGCCACAGGCTTGCCCGAAGTAAGGTCCACAGGCGATAGCGCTAACCTTGCCCTATACTTGAACGGTTGTCGAACAATCGGTGCTGGGATGTCTTGAACCAACAGCCAATCTCGGTGTCTTGCCATCAACTCCTTTACGAGCACCCCCTCTCTCGCCACAGGGGATCgtttcttctgcttctcagCAATAACATTTGACAGATCCTGCAGAACGTTCTGGTCCATTTCATCCAATAAGCCGCTCTCAAGCATCGTTTCAAGACACGAGATGATATAGTCAAAAACGGAAAGTTTAAGCGTGTTGGCTTGATAAAAAGATGCTTCAGAAGCAAGAGCAGCGGCGTTGAAGACATTACAGTGGCGGATAATAGCTCGGGAGCAGACAAGGACAAGAcggtcaagaagaagctccGTCTGCTAAATGTCAGTAGAGCGAATATCAAAATCCAAATTCAATGGGAATCACGTACGGCTGCAGCCATGActtcaaaaacaaaatcCAAGAACTCATCCAATGTATCTTGATCTATCCCGTTCCCATTAGTTGGACCCCGAAAGAATGTACTGGAATGTACTGGCACACACTTACGAAGATAATCAAATAAGtcatcctccactcccTCATATATCCACCTGAACACCAGCTTCATCGGTGTCCACTTCAAGTGGGTCATCCTGACTACCACCGCCCCTTCGCTTTTCCGATTCAACGTCCAATCTCGGTCTTCGAACATTGCCTCAAAGAATGGGCATCTGGCCCTCAAGATCACAGAATTACAAGAAACATGTCTATCTGACAAAAGAATTGTGACATCGCAAGGTGATTCGGGCCCTGCCGGGACGGTATAAGtggtgttgaagaaagCTTGCATATCTGATGAGAGGGTATGATGGGGCAGGGGTTGCTTAGCGGCATAGGAAAGAACAGAGGATAGAGGCAAAAGATCAAGTTCGTCGGCAAGGGCTTTGAGATCAGACTTAATGTCTCCTAGAGGGATTTTTTCCGCGGGATACTTGTCTTGGATGATGCGCGCCACACGCGCGTCCCAAATGGCGGCTATATCGTCAGAATAAAGGTACTGTACGAGTAGCAAACCGACGAGGGGATGGCACGCTTTCACTTTGATAGCAGGGGAGGTGCCATACGATCCCAGGAAGAGTACATTGCTCATGTATTTCCCGGCAAGCAACTGAGCAATCTTCACAGCCCTCATAGAGAGGATGGCACTGTGTACTGGGATAGCCAAACCTTGGATAATCAGATGACAGTCACTGCTTAGTAGAGGGTCACTCCAAGCGAATAAAGAATCTCCCTCGCCTGTTCTCCATCTTGACAAAATGCTACACATCTTAAGAGTGATGGAGGTATCTTTGGCAACAGAATTGGTGctctcgtcatcttcctcttcatcctcatcagtCTTTTTAGCGTTTGAGTTCAGATTTTCAAAATCTTCGGCTGTCATTTGATGTTGGAATCGATGGAAATGAGGCTGCAGTAAGAACAAGTCTTCCTGAAGCGTATTCCCAACCAATTTGATAGGCGTTGGTCTAGCATCAACGCGGATAGCACCAAACGCCCCGGATTCGTTGGTTACGACTTTGATGACTCTTTGCAGATATGGGATACGACGGAATTTGAGTTGACCGGAGCCCGACTTTAAGCGCTGGCGAACAAAAACGTGACCTGAATGGGTGCAGACAATAACTGTGCCGTCAGATCCTATAGCGACATCCTAGGAACAGACATATGAATCAGCTTATATATATGAACAAGGCATGGGCATCCACACACCTTGACAGCAGTAAAATTCTTTCTCAACGCCCAAACAATTTGAGGCTTGACAACTACATGCCGCCCGTCCTTTTGTACATCTTCCATAGGATTTGGCAACGTGAACGTAAACACGTCTCCAATGGAGGACAGGGCTGCAAAAGCGGATGTGCTACTCGTCACCTTTGTGATCATTGGCTTTAAGGTGGTTTGCGGTGGTCGAAAGGGGAACGCTTCAGGAAGAACCCGAGGGATGGAGAACGAAATTTTGAAATTTGCATCGCCGTGGAAGCAAATTACTTCGGAAGTATCGAGAAGGCAGATCATTGCATAATCGGAAAATGCAATGTCGATGACAGGTTGAGTGATTGAAGTCACTCGTCTTGGGATCGTCTGAACAGGGTTTGACGCCTTGTCGTATCCCAAATGACCAGCATTAGTGCCCCAGGTCCAGACCGCATCTGCCGTCCAACAAGCACTGGCCATTCTACCCGCTGCAACGCCTCTGACAAATTCTTTTTTCAGAGGGCCAACAATTCTCTTGGGAGACACTTGAATAAGATCAtcaccctctcttcccataCCTGCAGGCTTTTCTGGAGCCTCAATGACATAGCCCAATTGTGAAAATCGATTGTGACCCCAAGAAAGAATATATCCGCCTGATGTCAAAGCCAGCGTGTGGTCTTGCCCTAAAGCAATTGACACAATGGAGTGCTGTAGATCGGTCATAGGCACGAGAGCCATTTGGGAATGTATTGATCTCCCCAATCTTCCATTTGCACCGAAACCGCACAGGCTAAGATTACCCCTACTTTCAGAGGTTATAACGCCCGTGTGAAGTTTGGACATTACAACATCTTGCACACCAATATGACTGAATTTCTGGGATGGATCCGAACGGCCAGCGGCTTGTGCTTGGGTGAGGAGATTTATATGATCGGGAAACGCTTTGTCTGAATGGTCACCTGTGCCGAGCGCGAAATTGCCTGTACCGATTCGTATGTCAAAGCAAATCATGGACTATACGGTGATCGACTCACGATTGACCCCCCATACGAACAAATCTGTGCCATTGCCATCTTGTGGCGGGTTAGTCTATGCTTTGTCAGCGCTTCATTCATTACGCGAAATATTACCAAACTGACCCCATCGACAGTACCATTATACAAATCATACGCCGCCATGCCCTCCGCGTCTTTTATCGACGTATCAATATCATTCCGTAGTAGTAGATCCCTAGCTGCTCTTATGTTCCCGACGAAGAGAGCGCGGTGTAGAGCTGTGTAACCGGATTCTTGATCTTGCAAATTGACCTGTAGCTGCGGGTGTCGAAGCAAAATCTGAAAGAAAGTGTAGGCTATTGGAGTTGTAGATGATGCAGCAAGGTGTAGAACACTGGGTGGTTCGTCAGAAGGTAAGTATTGTCCACCATGAGGCCCATAAAAGTGGCAACTCACGTCCTCCCAAACAAA
This DNA window, taken from Cryptococcus deuterogattii R265 chromosome 3, complete sequence, encodes the following:
- a CDS encoding transcriptional regulatory protein, encoding MQNNAPNNFQAYQFPQINNPPAQQSDLYTFAPAHSQNQQQQQLYYTAQTAHDQQGATDSSETAGPSQKKKVAAAKKHGVKEEPEEHAKADEPKKKRTKRSAGKACVYCRRSHMVCEGGRPCERCIKREIPHLCRDCTPPPHNHQSPHKQEPQQQQQQQQQQQQQQQQQQQQQQQQQQQQQQQQQQQSQQLSLNQSQVLPSSSQQIPIYTDSNFVPSWPLLPDTSAAQITFSDAPSEQVQNSGDAGIMGPLSLGSSKDDGELAALSKFMKDLGVPDLPNDFLSFMNQLDKPDASNSLSIASSSDTHLFPSSGASQGVGLNKGKDKLNQISRIDRYLMAAADQPNGTRASRLAQVIKAKYDAGLLKPYDYVKGYERMNKWMESGRAAPKMDSRAGSEAPEESPQRSTAAMRNGRLSVTPMSSSAPAFGKSITSESRRRILAALAGFRPKFRQIARTLTNVDLVFVEEAMERWMLEYDRAFASIHTPSCIWRRTGEIQKANQEFSNLTGIPAYMFRDGQLCVYELMDEDSAVRYWEGYAKIAFDPSQRAMSILCTLHIPLSLTRHRPQRLTNTNPANVSKSATSGPPQAPYTPDLALPQQNMFNDGVGSDAGTVVGEEYREMKCAFSVTIRRDAWGVPVAIMGQWIPIQ